One window of Populus nigra chromosome 5, ddPopNigr1.1, whole genome shotgun sequence genomic DNA carries:
- the LOC133693972 gene encoding uncharacterized protein LOC133693972 isoform X1 — MLTSMVSLSNTTASTYTAFQCCNHHHKLLQIRASSAAPGVDLKTLESALAKKDSDAVKEALDQLREVGWAKRWSSQPYVSRRTTSLRELTTLGIKNAENLAIPSVRNDAAFLFTVVGTTGFLGVLAGQLPGDWGFFVPYLIGSISLVVLAVGSISPGLLQAAISGFSAVFPDYQERIARHEAAHFLIGYLIGLPILDYSLDIGKEHVNLIDEKLEKLIYSGQLDAKELDRLAVVAMAGLAAEGLQYDKVVGQSADLFTLQRFINRSKPLISKDQQQNLTRWAVLFGGSLIKNNKSLHEALMTAMSNKATVLECIQAIEKAA; from the exons CATCAACATACACTGCATTTCAGTGCTGTAATCATCACCACAAGCTGCTGCAAATAAGAGCTTCTTCTGCTGCACCTGGTGTTGACCTCAAGACCCTTGAGTCTGCACTTGCTAAG AAAGACAGCGATGCTGTTAAAGAGGCACTTGATCAACTAAGGGAGGTTGGTTGGGCTAAGAGATGGAGCTCTCAGCCATATGTCTCTCGCCGTACG ACATCTCTGCGGGAGCTGACGACTCTTGGAATTAAGAATGCAGAGAACCTGGCAATTCCAAGTGTTAGAAATGAT GCAGCTTTTCTTTTCACAGTGGTGGGAACAACAGGCTTTTTGGGAGTCCTTGCTGGCCAGCTTCCTGGG GATTGGGGTTTCTTTGTGCCATACTTGATAGGGAGCATTTCTCTAGTTGTCCTGGCTGTGGGGAGTATTTCTCCTGG GCTTCTTCAAGCTGCTATTAGTGGCTTCTCTGCAGTTTTTCCTGACTATCAGGAGAGGATAGCTAGACATGAAGCAGCTCATTTTTTAA TTGGATACTTGATTGGCCTTCCTATCCTGGACTACTCATTAGATATCGGGAAAGAGCATGTCAATCTCATTGATGAAAAGCTGGAAAAGCTGATATATAGTGGGCAGCTTGATGCTAAGGAGCTAGATAG GTTGGCGGTTGTAGCAATGGCTGGACTAGCCGCAGAGGGTCTGCAATATGACAAAGTGGTTGGCCAATCTGCTGACCTTTTCACTCTTCAG AGATTTATAAATAGAAGCAAACCACTGATCAGCAAAGACCAGCAACAGAATCTTACTAGATGGGCT GTTTTATTTGGCGGATctcttattaaaaataacaagtcACTCCATGAAGCCCTAATGACAGCAATGTCGAATAAGGCGACTGTATTAGAATGCATTCAAGCGATCGAGAAAGCTGCATAA
- the LOC133693972 gene encoding uncharacterized protein LOC133693972 isoform X2: MELSAICLSPYGQSPSQTSLRELTTLGIKNAENLAIPSVRNDAAFLFTVVGTTGFLGVLAGQLPGDWGFFVPYLIGSISLVVLAVGSISPGLLQAAISGFSAVFPDYQERIARHEAAHFLIGYLIGLPILDYSLDIGKEHVNLIDEKLEKLIYSGQLDAKELDRLAVVAMAGLAAEGLQYDKVVGQSADLFTLQRFINRSKPLISKDQQQNLTRWAVLFGGSLIKNNKSLHEALMTAMSNKATVLECIQAIEKAA, encoded by the exons ATGGAGCTCTCAGCCATATGTCTCTCGCCGTACGGTCAGTCTCCATCACAA ACATCTCTGCGGGAGCTGACGACTCTTGGAATTAAGAATGCAGAGAACCTGGCAATTCCAAGTGTTAGAAATGAT GCAGCTTTTCTTTTCACAGTGGTGGGAACAACAGGCTTTTTGGGAGTCCTTGCTGGCCAGCTTCCTGGG GATTGGGGTTTCTTTGTGCCATACTTGATAGGGAGCATTTCTCTAGTTGTCCTGGCTGTGGGGAGTATTTCTCCTGG GCTTCTTCAAGCTGCTATTAGTGGCTTCTCTGCAGTTTTTCCTGACTATCAGGAGAGGATAGCTAGACATGAAGCAGCTCATTTTTTAA TTGGATACTTGATTGGCCTTCCTATCCTGGACTACTCATTAGATATCGGGAAAGAGCATGTCAATCTCATTGATGAAAAGCTGGAAAAGCTGATATATAGTGGGCAGCTTGATGCTAAGGAGCTAGATAG GTTGGCGGTTGTAGCAATGGCTGGACTAGCCGCAGAGGGTCTGCAATATGACAAAGTGGTTGGCCAATCTGCTGACCTTTTCACTCTTCAG AGATTTATAAATAGAAGCAAACCACTGATCAGCAAAGACCAGCAACAGAATCTTACTAGATGGGCT GTTTTATTTGGCGGATctcttattaaaaataacaagtcACTCCATGAAGCCCTAATGACAGCAATGTCGAATAAGGCGACTGTATTAGAATGCATTCAAGCGATCGAGAAAGCTGCATAA